The Longimicrobium sp. genome has a segment encoding these proteins:
- a CDS encoding ATP-binding protein produces the protein MTPSPQARRTEHDASFGTARDGVAVLAPNWRIRYMNASMLEILRLIGRGGEVATLWDALPKWEHTPAADTLRQAMQSGAPVVFRVDGERGRGRVWEVQAEPLSSGELRVRVRNVTAQAQAEDAERRFRDAGGSVAEREARLAAIVAGAPVGIVLLEADGLVVREANAFYHQFLEGPWREPGAIVGHTPAEFIPDFEGSGIGEIFRRVRDSGQPVEIPEFEFAGFERGVIYFRWTLQPLSAGEGDRPRYLLLLVVDVTEQVLGRRAAEAERKALYDVLDTLPVGVIVADAPSGNATYINPAGVAMGGRPLEELTAAELAEYPGRWQAFRPTGEPFPAGELPVARALRGEPTRDVEIVLRPGDGEERTVSVSGVPLRDSAGRVDRALVVFYDLTERLALERQLLERTREAESAASEAALRAEESRALREIGRVLVSELDPARVLDLAAHSAMELLGSRAAVIVIPRDGESVRLSPALGALADLDGRVMGLAGTVVADVLAHGGTRVFNDTADLPETSLFKAMARERGIRNLALAPMLAFGAPAGVLAVVDRGTPFTDEDVRLLEGLADTAALAIHNARLHLEERRRGEENRALLAAAEALTSTLDPPEVMQRIAAAARELTGAEGAALTMYVGEERERTQVMAAVGIMESLAGVTVPSGASVTRMVADAGVPRSMAVADLPAEIPSRAMLLSVGAEHAALVPLRAGDEVVGILAVVNGPGRGALGDEALRVVSLLTDQAALAVRNARLYAGAQSASRAKSEFLAMMSHELRTPLNALEGYAGLLEEGIYGPLTEMQRDALRRMRVSRRHLVELIDSVLDLARVEAGTRRAEPEVLDLGELVESVGEAMRGAAEARKLSLEIDTEGAGRVATDRGLLRQVLTNLLGNALKFTERGGVAVRARREGDRAVVEVEDTGPGISADNQARVFEPFFQVDPSTTRKEGGTGLGLALSRDFVRLLGGEISVRSEPGRGSTFTVTLPVDGPRQEVEE, from the coding sequence GTGACGCCGTCCCCGCAGGCCCGGCGCACCGAGCACGACGCCAGCTTCGGCACCGCGCGCGACGGCGTGGCCGTGCTCGCGCCCAACTGGCGCATCCGCTACATGAACGCGTCGATGCTCGAGATCCTGCGGCTGATCGGCCGCGGGGGCGAGGTGGCCACGCTGTGGGACGCGCTGCCGAAGTGGGAGCACACGCCTGCGGCCGACACGCTGCGGCAGGCCATGCAGAGCGGCGCGCCCGTCGTCTTCCGCGTGGACGGCGAGCGCGGCCGCGGGCGCGTGTGGGAGGTGCAGGCCGAGCCGCTCTCCTCCGGCGAGCTGCGGGTGCGCGTGCGCAACGTGACCGCGCAGGCCCAGGCCGAAGACGCCGAGCGCCGCTTCCGCGACGCCGGCGGGTCGGTGGCCGAGCGCGAGGCGCGCCTGGCCGCCATCGTCGCGGGCGCGCCGGTGGGGATCGTGCTGCTGGAGGCCGACGGCTTGGTGGTGCGCGAGGCCAACGCCTTCTACCACCAGTTCCTCGAGGGCCCCTGGCGCGAGCCGGGCGCCATCGTCGGCCACACCCCCGCCGAGTTCATCCCCGACTTCGAGGGGTCGGGGATCGGCGAGATCTTCCGGCGGGTGCGCGACAGCGGCCAGCCGGTCGAGATCCCCGAGTTCGAGTTCGCCGGCTTCGAGCGCGGCGTCATCTACTTCCGCTGGACGCTGCAGCCGCTCTCGGCGGGCGAGGGCGACCGGCCGCGCTACCTCCTCCTGCTGGTGGTCGACGTCACCGAGCAGGTGCTCGGGCGCCGCGCAGCCGAGGCCGAGCGCAAGGCGCTGTACGACGTGCTCGACACCCTTCCCGTGGGCGTGATCGTGGCCGACGCGCCGTCGGGGAACGCCACCTACATCAACCCCGCCGGTGTGGCGATGGGCGGGCGCCCGCTGGAGGAGCTGACCGCCGCCGAGCTGGCCGAATATCCCGGCCGCTGGCAGGCCTTCCGCCCCACCGGCGAGCCCTTCCCGGCCGGCGAGCTCCCCGTCGCGCGGGCGCTGCGCGGCGAGCCCACGCGCGACGTGGAGATCGTGCTCCGCCCCGGCGACGGCGAGGAGCGCACCGTCAGCGTCAGCGGCGTTCCCCTGCGCGATTCGGCGGGGCGGGTGGACCGCGCGCTCGTGGTCTTCTACGACCTAACCGAGCGGCTGGCGCTGGAGCGGCAGCTGCTGGAACGCACCCGCGAGGCCGAGTCGGCCGCCAGCGAGGCGGCGCTGCGCGCGGAGGAGAGCCGCGCGCTGCGCGAGATCGGGCGCGTGCTGGTGAGCGAGCTGGATCCCGCGCGGGTGCTGGACTTGGCCGCGCACTCGGCGATGGAGCTGCTGGGCTCGCGCGCGGCGGTGATCGTCATCCCCCGTGACGGCGAGAGCGTGCGGCTCTCCCCCGCGCTGGGTGCGCTGGCGGACCTGGACGGGCGGGTGATGGGTCTCGCCGGCACGGTGGTGGCCGACGTGCTGGCCCACGGGGGAACGCGCGTGTTCAACGACACCGCCGACCTTCCCGAGACCAGCCTGTTCAAGGCGATGGCGCGCGAGCGGGGGATCCGCAACCTGGCGCTCGCGCCGATGCTGGCCTTCGGCGCGCCGGCCGGCGTGCTGGCCGTGGTCGACCGGGGGACGCCGTTCACCGACGAGGACGTGCGGCTGCTGGAGGGGCTGGCCGACACCGCCGCGCTGGCCATCCACAACGCGCGGCTGCACCTGGAGGAGCGCCGCCGCGGCGAGGAGAACCGCGCGCTCCTCGCCGCCGCCGAGGCGCTCACCTCCACCCTCGATCCGCCGGAGGTGATGCAGCGCATCGCCGCGGCGGCGCGCGAGCTGACCGGCGCGGAGGGCGCGGCGCTGACCATGTACGTGGGCGAGGAGCGCGAGCGCACGCAGGTGATGGCGGCGGTGGGGATCATGGAATCCCTGGCGGGCGTGACCGTCCCCTCGGGCGCGTCGGTGACGCGGATGGTTGCCGACGCGGGCGTGCCCCGCAGCATGGCCGTCGCCGACCTGCCCGCGGAGATTCCCAGCCGCGCGATGCTGTTGTCGGTGGGCGCCGAGCACGCCGCGCTCGTTCCCCTGCGCGCGGGCGACGAGGTGGTGGGGATCCTGGCGGTGGTGAACGGCCCCGGGCGCGGCGCGCTGGGCGACGAGGCGCTGCGCGTCGTCTCCCTGCTGACCGACCAGGCGGCGCTGGCGGTGCGCAACGCCCGGCTCTACGCCGGCGCGCAGTCCGCCAGCCGCGCCAAGAGCGAGTTCCTGGCGATGATGAGCCACGAGCTGCGCACCCCGCTCAACGCGCTGGAGGGGTACGCCGGCCTGCTGGAGGAGGGGATCTACGGCCCGCTCACCGAGATGCAGCGCGACGCGCTCCGCCGCATGCGCGTCTCGCGGCGCCACCTGGTGGAGCTGATCGACAGCGTGCTCGACCTGGCCCGCGTGGAGGCCGGAACGCGCCGCGCCGAGCCCGAGGTGCTGGACCTGGGCGAGCTGGTGGAATCCGTCGGCGAGGCCATGCGCGGCGCGGCGGAGGCGAGGAAGCTGTCGCTGGAGATCGACACCGAGGGCGCGGGGCGCGTCGCCACCGACCGCGGGCTGCTGCGCCAGGTGCTGACCAACCTGCTGGGGAACGCGCTCAAGTTCACCGAGCGCGGCGGCGTGGCGGTCCGCGCGCGGCGCGAGGGCGACCGGGCGGTGGTCGAAGTGGAGGACACCGGCCCCGGCATCAGCGCCGACAACCAGGCGCGCGTCTTCGAGCCCTTCTTCCAGGTCGATCCCTCGACGACGCGCAAGGAGGGCGGCACGGGGCTCGGCCTGGCGCTCTCGCGCGACTTCGTGCGCCTGCTGGGCGGCGAGATCTCCGTGCGCAGCGAGCCCGGCCGCGGCAGCACCTTCACCGTCACCCTTCCAGTCGACGGCCCGCGGCAGGAAGTCGAAGAGTAG
- a CDS encoding carboxypeptidase regulatory-like domain-containing protein has protein sequence MKRSSLALLPALLAATALHAQQFTGKVMDRTGEAPVQTATVEALAPNDRVVARARSGDDGSFTLRLRDPGEFRLRVQRLGYRTATSEPVPIAETQTVRVELRISTSEVALTPLTVTGRTQPPRSARLEREGFYQRQQLHVGAFVTRDQIRERRPLHPSQALRGIPGVRVQQITGSTQGVVVITRRERGGCIPLLLVDNAVMGAEDIDLQIRAQDIDGIEVYRGPSEIPGRYMSLASPCGLIVIWSRDGEADPEPDTASAGER, from the coding sequence ATGAAGCGTTCCTCGCTCGCCCTCCTTCCGGCCCTGCTGGCGGCGACGGCGCTCCACGCGCAGCAGTTCACCGGCAAGGTGATGGACCGCACCGGCGAGGCGCCGGTGCAGACCGCCACCGTCGAGGCCCTGGCGCCCAACGACCGGGTCGTCGCCCGCGCGCGCTCGGGCGACGACGGCTCGTTCACCCTGCGCCTGCGCGATCCCGGCGAGTTCCGGCTGCGCGTGCAGCGGCTGGGCTACCGCACGGCCACCTCCGAGCCCGTCCCCATCGCGGAGACGCAGACGGTGCGGGTGGAGCTGCGCATCAGCACCAGCGAGGTGGCGCTCACCCCGCTGACGGTGACCGGGCGCACCCAGCCGCCGCGCAGCGCGCGCCTGGAGCGCGAGGGCTTCTACCAGCGGCAGCAGCTGCACGTGGGCGCCTTCGTCACGCGCGACCAGATCCGCGAGCGGCGGCCGCTGCACCCCAGCCAGGCGCTGCGCGGGATCCCGGGCGTGCGGGTGCAGCAGATCACCGGCAGCACCCAGGGCGTGGTGGTGATCACGCGGCGCGAGCGCGGCGGGTGCATCCCCCTGCTGCTGGTGGACAACGCGGTGATGGGCGCCGAGGACATCGACCTGCAGATCCGCGCGCAGGACATCGACGGCATCGAGGTGTACCGCGGGCCGAGCGAGATCCCCGGGCGCTACATGAGCCTGGCGTCGCCCTGCGGGCTGATCGTGATCTGGAGCCGCGACGGCGAGGCGGACCCGGAGCCCGACACCGCCTCCGCCGGCGAGCGGTGA
- a CDS encoding heparan-alpha-glucosaminide N-acetyltransferase domain-containing protein: MTDTLAPAPSAVPAIEIAPALPDGVAQPGRLRALDVFRGITIAGMLLVNNPGSWDHVYAPLEHAEWNGWTPTDTIFPFFLFIVGVAMTFSFGAQMARGQKRGAIFVKAVRRSAILFGLGLLLAAFPYYNLDVGHLRIMGVLQRIALCFLAASAVYLFVPRRGRPWVAAALLLGYWAAMTLVPVPGHGAGDLVTKDGSLAAYVDRMVLGTNHLWAAAKTWDPEGLLSTVPAIVTVLLGIFAGEWLRSARPPAERATGLFFAGNALMAAGLVWNPVFHINKNLWTSSYVLFMGGMAMVGLAMCWWLVDVKGVRRWIRPFTVYGMNAIAAFFLSGVFARLLNLVTVPGGPAGTQPVKGWIYANAFEAWLPPLNASLAFAVTFVLVWWGIMEVFYRRKIFIRV; the protein is encoded by the coding sequence ATGACGGACACGCTCGCCCCGGCACCCTCCGCCGTCCCCGCGATCGAGATCGCGCCCGCCTTGCCCGACGGCGTCGCCCAGCCCGGACGGCTGCGCGCGCTGGACGTGTTCCGCGGCATCACCATCGCGGGGATGCTGCTGGTGAACAATCCCGGCTCGTGGGACCACGTCTACGCGCCGTTGGAGCACGCGGAGTGGAACGGGTGGACGCCGACGGACACCATCTTCCCGTTTTTCCTGTTCATCGTCGGCGTGGCGATGACCTTCTCGTTCGGCGCGCAGATGGCGCGCGGTCAGAAACGGGGCGCCATCTTCGTCAAGGCAGTGAGGCGCTCGGCCATCCTGTTCGGGCTGGGCCTGCTTCTGGCGGCGTTCCCGTACTACAACCTGGACGTCGGCCACCTCCGCATCATGGGGGTGCTGCAGCGCATCGCGCTCTGCTTCCTGGCCGCGTCCGCCGTCTACCTCTTCGTCCCCCGGCGGGGGCGCCCGTGGGTGGCCGCCGCCCTGCTGCTCGGCTACTGGGCGGCGATGACGCTGGTCCCCGTCCCCGGGCACGGCGCGGGCGACCTGGTGACGAAGGACGGCAGCCTGGCCGCGTACGTCGACCGCATGGTGCTCGGGACGAACCATCTCTGGGCCGCCGCGAAGACGTGGGACCCCGAGGGGCTGCTGAGCACGGTCCCGGCCATCGTCACCGTGCTGCTCGGCATCTTCGCGGGAGAGTGGCTGCGGAGCGCGCGTCCCCCGGCCGAGCGCGCCACGGGACTCTTCTTCGCGGGGAACGCGCTGATGGCGGCGGGGCTCGTCTGGAACCCCGTCTTCCACATCAACAAGAACCTGTGGACCAGCTCCTACGTGCTGTTCATGGGTGGGATGGCGATGGTGGGGCTGGCGATGTGCTGGTGGCTGGTGGACGTGAAGGGCGTGCGGAGGTGGATCCGCCCCTTCACGGTGTACGGGATGAATGCCATTGCGGCGTTCTTTCTTTCCGGGGTATTCGCGCGCCTGCTGAACCTGGTGACGGTCCCGGGTGGACCGGCGGGAACGCAGCCGGTGAAGGGATGGATCTACGCGAACGCCTTCGAAGCGTGGCTTCCCCCGTTGAACGCGTCGCTGGCCTTCGCCGTGACGTTCGTGCTGGTGTGGTGGGGGATCATGGAGGTGTTCTACCGCAGGAAGATCTTCATCAGGGTGTGA
- a CDS encoding lactate 2-monooxygenase, protein MAASEVAIRRQSEVYVGGMAGEKPLVPVDARRLEEAARRKMSPQAYAYVAGGAGSEGTVRANREAFERRRIVPRMLRDVAEREISVELFGRTLPAPLLTAPIGVLELAHPEADLAVARAAAEAGVPMIFSSQASVAMETCAAAMGAGPRWFQLYWSKNDELVESFVRRAEACGCEAIVVTLDTTLLGWRARDLDLAYLPFLRGKGIAQYVSDPVFLASLATPAPSAAAGQKRKINLHTLRAFAELTRAHPGAFLKNLRSGVPLAAVQQFIGTYSRPSLTWSDLPFLRERTKLPVLLKGILHPDDARRALDQGMDGVIVSNHGGRQVDGAIATLDALPAIVDAVAGRVPVLMDSGIRGGADVFKALALGARAVCVGRPYVYALALEGRAGVLELLRNLVADFELTMGLAGCHSISEIGPECLAGG, encoded by the coding sequence GTGGCAGCGTCCGAAGTCGCGATCCGCAGGCAAAGCGAGGTCTACGTCGGGGGGATGGCGGGGGAGAAGCCGCTCGTGCCGGTGGACGCGCGGCGGCTGGAAGAGGCCGCGCGGCGGAAGATGTCGCCGCAGGCGTACGCGTACGTGGCCGGCGGCGCGGGGTCGGAAGGCACCGTGCGCGCCAACCGCGAGGCGTTCGAGCGCCGCCGCATCGTCCCGCGCATGCTGCGCGACGTGGCCGAGCGCGAGATCTCCGTCGAGCTCTTCGGCCGCACCCTTCCCGCGCCGCTGCTCACCGCGCCCATCGGCGTGCTGGAGCTGGCGCACCCGGAGGCCGACCTCGCCGTGGCGCGCGCGGCGGCCGAGGCGGGGGTGCCGATGATCTTCTCCAGCCAGGCCTCCGTGGCGATGGAGACCTGCGCCGCGGCGATGGGCGCCGGGCCGCGCTGGTTCCAGCTCTACTGGAGCAAGAACGACGAGCTGGTGGAGAGCTTCGTCCGCCGCGCCGAGGCGTGCGGGTGCGAGGCCATCGTCGTCACCCTCGACACCACGCTCCTCGGCTGGCGCGCGCGCGACCTGGACCTCGCCTACCTCCCCTTCCTGCGCGGCAAGGGAATCGCCCAGTACGTCAGCGACCCCGTCTTCCTCGCCTCGCTCGCCACGCCCGCGCCCTCCGCCGCCGCGGGGCAGAAGCGCAAGATCAACCTGCACACGCTGCGCGCCTTCGCCGAGCTGACGCGGGCGCACCCGGGCGCGTTCCTGAAGAACCTGCGCTCGGGCGTCCCCCTGGCGGCGGTGCAGCAGTTCATCGGCACCTACTCGCGGCCGTCGCTCACCTGGTCCGACCTCCCCTTCCTGCGCGAGCGGACCAAGCTCCCCGTGCTGCTGAAGGGGATCCTGCACCCCGACGACGCCCGCCGCGCGCTGGACCAGGGGATGGACGGCGTCATCGTCTCCAACCACGGCGGGCGGCAGGTGGACGGGGCGATCGCCACCCTCGACGCGCTCCCCGCCATCGTCGACGCCGTGGCCGGCCGCGTCCCCGTGCTGATGGACAGCGGCATCCGCGGGGGCGCGGACGTGTTCAAGGCGCTGGCGCTCGGCGCGCGCGCGGTCTGCGTCGGCCGCCCCTACGTCTACGCGCTGGCGCTGGAGGGGCGCGCGGGGGTGCTGGAGCTCCTTCGCAACCTCGTCGCCGACTTCGAGCTGACGATGGGGCTGGCCGGCTGCCACTCCATCTCCGAGATCGGCCCGGAGTGCTTGGCCGGAGGATGA
- a CDS encoding MBL fold metallo-hydrolase, with translation MPRRRAVLAATVILLTVATSAAAQNIPDSVRVRSEPVAGNVWVLMGRGGNIGVLVGPDGMVMVDDEYAPLTDRIRAAIAAIDRGPIRFLLNTHWHGDHTGGNENFGKAGVVIVAHDNVRVRMSTEQVMKTIEDRVPASPPGALPVVTFGEDVTVHLDGEETHAVHVPPAHTDGDVIVQFRTSNVIHAGDVYFNGMYPFIDLDSGGSVEGTIAAVDRILSLANARTRIIPGHGPVSGVAELRAYRDMLATARDRVRAAIARGQTLEQLQAARPLADLDPRWGGGFMKADRFLRLVYLDLSARR, from the coding sequence ATGCCGCGCCGCCGCGCCGTCCTCGCCGCCACTGTCATCCTCCTCACCGTCGCGACCTCCGCCGCCGCGCAGAACATCCCCGACAGCGTGCGGGTGCGCTCGGAGCCGGTCGCGGGGAACGTCTGGGTGCTGATGGGGCGCGGCGGCAACATCGGCGTGCTGGTAGGGCCGGACGGGATGGTGATGGTGGACGACGAGTATGCGCCGCTCACCGACCGCATCCGCGCGGCCATCGCGGCCATCGACCGCGGGCCGATCCGCTTCCTGCTGAACACGCACTGGCACGGCGACCACACCGGCGGCAACGAGAACTTCGGCAAGGCCGGGGTGGTGATCGTGGCGCACGACAACGTGCGGGTGCGGATGAGTACGGAGCAGGTGATGAAGACGATCGAGGACCGGGTGCCCGCGTCGCCGCCCGGGGCGCTGCCGGTGGTCACCTTCGGCGAGGACGTCACCGTGCACCTGGACGGCGAGGAGACGCACGCCGTCCACGTGCCGCCCGCGCACACCGACGGCGACGTGATCGTGCAATTCCGCACCTCGAACGTGATCCACGCGGGCGACGTGTACTTTAACGGCATGTACCCGTTCATCGACCTGGACAGCGGCGGCTCGGTGGAGGGAACCATCGCCGCGGTGGACCGCATCCTGTCGCTGGCCAACGCGCGGACGCGCATCATCCCCGGCCACGGGCCTGTCTCGGGCGTGGCCGAGCTGCGCGCGTATCGCGACATGCTGGCCACGGCGCGCGACCGCGTACGCGCCGCCATCGCGCGCGGGCAGACGCTGGAGCAGCTCCAGGCCGCGCGCCCGCTGGCCGACCTGGACCCGCGCTGGGGCGGGGGATTCATGAAGGCCGACCGGTTCCTTCGGCTCGTGTACCTCGACCTCTCCGCGCGCCGCTGA
- a CDS encoding AAA family ATPase, with the protein MLKTVNLRFGADEDEPGLSFEPGPMTVFVGPNNSGKSLALRELESFVESGGEDQGHIVEGVEPDLPPPEVVREMVLSRQVRDGRDPPAGCTRVVRLKSPGEFSRRRAEDPAEPLEEQVIDLGAVTRALQDVDHLTDEEFALLCRDVLTLFLIRLDGQTRLALTQPRPAGDPEDHPAHHLAALWRDDAARELIREITGEAFGLFFAIDRTTDPELFRIRMSSRAPMDDAEEQGDDDRALAFHGRAHDIASLSDGVRAFTGLTAAVMSADYRIMLVDEPEAFLHPPLTRKLGKRLTQLASERGANVLASTHSPEFLMGCVQSGQRVNVVRLTWRAGVATARLLGAGKLDAMMKDPLLRSTGVLGALFHDGAVVCEADADRVFYSEINERLLAARAGGADGCLFMNAQNKQTIRRIVRPLREMGIPSVAIVDLDILKGREDFRDLLKATFVPQVFWEPWEEQRARIAQKLRGEDWKGGGIYRAPRDVRAMAEQLLNACAEYGLFIVPTGELECWLPELEVGGHGPEWLTAVFQKMGTDPVSKDYQRPTSGGVWRFMQGVAKWIADPHRKGMSDEVIPLDHLLAPPKDAPPAAPPPADETSSAPAKPDRAQPPAEEDARRNGRPPRAGRDAHRGEHQHRNGGRPPHDEPTRSIPEPEAEPEPQEAAPAAETPQVV; encoded by the coding sequence ATGCTGAAGACCGTAAACCTTCGCTTCGGCGCGGACGAGGACGAGCCGGGACTGAGCTTCGAGCCCGGCCCCATGACCGTGTTCGTGGGCCCCAACAACTCGGGGAAGAGCCTGGCGCTGCGCGAGCTCGAGAGCTTCGTGGAGAGCGGGGGCGAGGACCAGGGCCACATCGTGGAGGGGGTGGAGCCCGACCTTCCCCCGCCCGAGGTGGTGCGGGAGATGGTGCTCAGCCGGCAGGTGCGCGACGGGCGCGATCCCCCCGCGGGGTGCACGCGCGTGGTGCGGCTGAAGAGCCCCGGCGAGTTCAGCCGCCGCCGCGCCGAGGACCCGGCCGAGCCGCTCGAGGAGCAGGTGATCGACCTCGGGGCGGTCACCCGCGCGCTCCAGGACGTCGACCACCTGACCGACGAGGAGTTCGCGCTCCTCTGCCGCGACGTGCTGACGCTCTTCCTGATCCGCCTCGACGGGCAGACGCGGCTCGCGCTCACCCAGCCGCGGCCGGCGGGCGACCCCGAAGACCACCCGGCGCACCACCTGGCCGCGCTCTGGCGCGACGACGCGGCGCGCGAGCTCATCCGCGAGATCACCGGCGAGGCGTTCGGGCTGTTCTTCGCGATCGACCGGACCACGGACCCGGAGCTCTTCCGCATCCGCATGTCCAGCCGAGCGCCCATGGACGACGCCGAGGAGCAGGGCGACGACGACCGTGCGCTGGCCTTCCACGGGCGCGCGCACGACATCGCCTCGCTGAGCGACGGGGTGCGCGCCTTCACCGGGCTGACGGCCGCGGTGATGAGTGCCGACTACCGCATCATGCTGGTGGACGAGCCCGAGGCCTTCCTCCATCCCCCGCTCACGCGGAAGCTGGGGAAGCGGCTGACGCAGCTGGCGTCCGAGCGGGGGGCCAACGTGCTGGCGTCGACGCACTCGCCCGAGTTCCTGATGGGGTGCGTGCAGAGCGGGCAGCGGGTGAACGTGGTGCGGCTGACCTGGCGCGCCGGCGTGGCCACCGCGCGGCTGCTGGGCGCGGGGAAGCTCGACGCCATGATGAAGGACCCGCTGCTGCGCTCCACCGGCGTGCTCGGCGCGCTCTTCCACGACGGCGCGGTGGTGTGCGAGGCCGACGCCGACCGCGTGTTCTACTCGGAGATCAACGAGCGGCTGCTGGCGGCGCGCGCGGGCGGGGCCGACGGGTGCCTGTTCATGAACGCGCAGAACAAGCAGACCATCCGCCGCATCGTGCGCCCGCTGCGCGAGATGGGGATTCCGTCGGTGGCCATCGTGGACCTCGACATCCTCAAGGGGCGCGAGGACTTCCGCGACCTGCTGAAGGCCACCTTCGTCCCCCAGGTGTTCTGGGAGCCGTGGGAGGAGCAGCGCGCGCGCATCGCCCAGAAGCTGCGCGGCGAGGACTGGAAGGGCGGCGGCATCTACCGCGCGCCGCGCGACGTGCGGGCCATGGCCGAGCAGCTGCTGAACGCCTGCGCCGAGTACGGGCTGTTCATCGTGCCCACCGGCGAGCTGGAGTGCTGGCTGCCCGAGCTGGAGGTGGGCGGGCACGGGCCCGAGTGGCTGACCGCGGTGTTCCAGAAGATGGGGACGGACCCGGTGTCGAAGGACTACCAGCGGCCCACCAGCGGCGGCGTGTGGCGCTTCATGCAGGGCGTGGCGAAGTGGATCGCCGACCCGCACCGCAAGGGGATGAGCGACGAGGTGATCCCCCTCGACCACCTCCTCGCCCCGCCGAAGGACGCCCCGCCCGCCGCGCCCCCGCCGGCCGACGAGACGTCGTCCGCGCCGGCGAAGCCCGACCGCGCCCAGCCGCCGGCGGAGGAAGACGCGCGGCGCAACGGCAGGCCCCCGCGCGCCGGCCGCGACGCGCATCGCGGCGAGCACCAACACCGCAACGGCGGCCGCCCGCCGCACGACGAGCCCACGCGCAGCATCCCCGAGCCCGAAGCGGAGCCGGAGCCGCAGGAGGCCGCGCCCGCCGCGGAGACCCCGCAGGTGGTGTGA
- a CDS encoding amidohydrolase, with product MATAETELLIRTRRDLHRHPELGFEEHRTAGIVADRLRAAGYEVRTGIAETGVVGTLRGGAGGGPTLLLRADMDALPIQEETAHDFASTVAGKMHACGHDAHTAIGLAVAERLAASRERWGGTVKYVFQPAEEGGQGALRMIEQGVLDGVDCALGLHVWMGLPSGMVGITPGPFMASAGEFEITIRGKGGHGAMPEQTVDATLIGSQVVVALQSIVSRGVSPLESAVVTVGAFHAGGAYNVIADSARLLGTVRAFDVDACDELPRRIERITAGICEAFGATYDFRYHQDTPPTINHAGVAEIVRAAAEETVGRERVRFGPEVRTMAAEDFGEFLLRVPGCYFFVGAMSEPKGAVHPHHSPHFDICEDCLPVAVEVLEQSAIRALSCYGEIANR from the coding sequence ATGGCCACCGCCGAGACCGAGCTGCTGATCCGCACCCGCCGCGACCTCCATCGCCACCCGGAGCTGGGGTTCGAGGAGCACCGCACCGCCGGGATCGTGGCGGACCGGCTGCGCGCGGCGGGCTACGAGGTGCGCACCGGCATCGCGGAGACGGGCGTGGTCGGCACGCTGCGCGGCGGCGCGGGCGGCGGGCCCACGCTGCTGCTGCGCGCCGACATGGACGCGCTCCCCATCCAGGAGGAGACGGCGCACGACTTCGCCAGCACCGTCGCGGGGAAGATGCACGCGTGCGGGCACGACGCCCACACCGCCATCGGCCTGGCCGTCGCCGAGCGGCTGGCGGCCAGTCGCGAGCGGTGGGGCGGTACGGTGAAGTACGTCTTCCAGCCCGCCGAGGAGGGCGGCCAGGGCGCGCTGCGGATGATCGAGCAGGGCGTACTGGACGGGGTGGACTGCGCGCTGGGGCTGCACGTGTGGATGGGACTGCCGTCCGGCATGGTTGGCATCACCCCGGGGCCGTTCATGGCGTCGGCCGGCGAGTTCGAGATCACCATCCGCGGCAAGGGCGGCCACGGCGCGATGCCGGAGCAGACGGTGGACGCCACGCTGATCGGCAGCCAGGTCGTGGTCGCGCTGCAGAGCATCGTCAGCCGCGGGGTGTCGCCGCTGGAGTCGGCGGTGGTCACGGTGGGCGCGTTCCACGCGGGCGGCGCGTACAACGTCATCGCCGACAGCGCGCGGCTGCTGGGCACCGTCCGCGCCTTCGACGTGGACGCGTGCGACGAGCTGCCGCGCCGCATCGAGCGCATCACCGCCGGCATCTGCGAGGCGTTCGGGGCGACGTACGACTTCCGCTACCACCAGGACACGCCGCCGACCATCAACCACGCGGGCGTGGCGGAGATCGTCCGCGCCGCCGCGGAGGAGACGGTAGGGCGCGAGCGCGTGCGCTTCGGGCCGGAGGTGCGCACCATGGCGGCGGAGGACTTCGGCGAGTTCCTCCTGCGCGTGCCCGGCTGCTACTTCTTCGTGGGCGCGATGAGCGAGCCGAAGGGGGCGGTGCATCCCCACCACTCTCCCCACTTCGACATCTGCGAAGATTGCCTGCCGGTGGCCGTCGAGGTGCTGGAACAGTCCGCCATCCGTGCGCTATCCTGCTACGGCGAAATCGCAAATCGTTGA